In the genome of Epinephelus fuscoguttatus linkage group LG4, E.fuscoguttatus.final_Chr_v1, the window TCGAGACGATTATGATTCCAGGTGATCACAGGAAAACTAACTATCAGCCCCCCAACAGTCTCgtcttggtttgttttgttattacGATGGATCAGACACCGCACTTCCTGGTCCAAAAGTAGTCACGTGATCATaatttctcttcttctgttgaTGTTTTATGGCGGTTGAAAAACAACGGAGTGGCGCATTACCGCCATGATGTGGCATGAAGTGTGGATAGGGACTCAGAATGTACAGCACTCATTTGCTTGAACACATTTGTCCATTTAGAAGTTACATTTCcaaaacatttcacacacagACCTACACTGACAGTTGCTGGTCAAAATGAcactcacaaaacattaaaaatatgcaACTAATGCAAATATTTCCATCAAACAACACAACTTGCGATCAAATAAATACATTCTTTCAGTGAATCACTACATGCCTGTACATGCTTAATGTCTGTGTCATGTGTTAATACTTTTCATTGTTACAGTATGTGCCAAAAAATGCAAGCAAGTATATGACACCATGAATTAAATCCCCTTTCCAAAGATGATTTTACTGAAGATAACAAACACTGCAGCACCCTGCATCTGCCCCTTTGCACTATTGTGACATGCCCTGtttaaatattgtaaaaaaaaaaatatcaaaaaacaaaacaaagacattttttaagaaacatttagtcatttattttgtcatattCATAAGTATTCATTACTATGAGCCTTTGGCCTCTTTGATCCATGCTtgcaaacagcagcacagaggtgACAACTTTTATAGATGAGGACTGATTGCTAATTGATGAGTTTCACACAGGTGCATTAGAGATTTATTTGTACGCAACGCAAGTAATTTCGATCAGATGTGAAgagatgttttctttgtgtttaccaCAGTTAATACAGGAGAGTTTGGGGTCTTTCTATGAGATCTGcgttaattgttttttaaaaaaagcgtGAAACCAATGAAAATGTTCTAAGACATATGTAAGAGATGACCTCTGTTGTGCTAagaaggtgatgatgaagatCAAATGGATCCCAGTTTCATTTAGTGGGTCTCAGCAATTGggaaaaaactgtaaaaattaaatttaaggaCTTTTCAGAGACTTTCCACGTCTTATTCCCTCAAATTCAAGGACCCAACACAGCATAGTTTGAGACATGCATCAAGGTTAATTATAGTTACACACAGAGAATCTTTATAAAGAAGTAGGCTTTACAGAaactcacaaaaaaataaaaagagtgaacatgtctttaaatgtgtctTTAAATTTGAATTCACTAAAGTATGTTGTTTGGACCATGTTGTAAgttaataatatttatattaattCTCTCTCTATTTGCATTAACATAAAGTTGTTGTAGGCTACTATTAGGCAAGACTTGTTTTCATAAATGCTAAAGTAATGTTagctcacacaaacaaactctcCAGGCaaggtaaaaacaacaaatggaGCCCATGTCTGGTAACATTAAAATCTAGGCCTTTTACCTGATATTGTGGAGTCTGGTTGGAATAAAGAcattcaattcagttcattaagctttattggcataaCATTTCATATGATGCCAAAGCAAAATTACAATTTCAGACAGTGAATTCAGAGACAATTAACAACATGTCTTCGTGAGTGCTATGTTGTAGCAGCCtcctgtctccacctgtctctgaggacagagctgacacagccTGTGTCTGCCAGTCTCTGTGCCCATCCATTATCTACCTGTACCAGCCCGCGCGCATTTTCGTTCGAAAGTGGTCTCCACAGTTACAGGCAGTCATCACTACAAACCCCACAGCCATCGGTGCAGGGCCACGACCTGGACCCTTTAAACTGTCGGTTTGTGTCATAGCCAGCATCTCAGACATGTCTTTGCTTACCAAGCTGTTTAGTGGAGGAGAAAAAGTGAGAAAGACGTCCTGCCAacaagaggagacagagaaacttccagacagagaggagctgctgatgaaGAAGAGAGACTGTCTGAAGAAAAAGATTGAGCAGGAACTTCTGTTTGCCAAGAAAAACTGCAGAAAGAACAGAAAAggtgaaacatttttaaatgtgctgaTAGGCTCTAAATTATCTATATGTCTTGTATAATTCTCACCCATTCAATTAGCCTGGGAAGCTAATAGTGTTAGCCGAAAATCTTCCGTTAGCAaatcagctaacgttaactaactTGAACTGCTAAGCGACCTATGCAAGCAAATGAGACCATTTAAGGCTAACCCAAATTTATTAGCACTTATGTAAGAAGTAAATTAGCATGTATTATATGAATGTCATTCAGTGTAGTCTACTAGACATATTGTTATTGAATGGAAATCACATTGATACATCAATGCAAGACATATCTCCAATGTTGGGGAAACTAATGTTACTTTGAAAGCATAGCCTTGCAAGCTAACGATTAATACACTTAAGGCTGGAAGAAGTTGAACTACAGGAGAAATCTGGGTTGGTTAACTGAAGCTACTTGGTAAAAGTAGCGCAAAttgctttgtaaaaaaaatgatcattttgagaaTGTAAATGCGATATGaaattataacaaaatataatacaaaaactCCACATGCTAGCAAAAAAGTGCCCTCTTGTTCACTAGGGGTGTAACATTATGATACACTGATCTTAAGTGACATATCAATTCAGTGATTCAACAATCTAATATTATctatgcaaagtgaaaacatcgatttgtcattttaaattccCATGGTAGTCTTTGTGTGTTGAATCAAATAGAAATCAGAGACGTTTTGATATCAACAAATATcctatcattgtccaaataatcaAATATATTATGGTTTTGTGATGGTACTTGTGATTTAAACCCCTATTGTTCACaggtcataaaccaaaaaaaaaaaaaaaaaatccccgcCGTTCGTGGAAAGTGCAGGAATGTCAGCTTTGGGTTGTATTTAATATCCATCAGTCAGACACCTGAAACCCCTTCAAGAAACCACAGGGGTTTCTTGAAGGGGTTTCAATTACTGTAGAGAAgcaatgataaaataaaaaagcactCCTTTGCTTTTATGGCTCAAAAAGTATTGTAGTTTCAGATCTCAACCACAcaagaaaatggcaaaaaaaaagtaaactacTGGAATCACTACGCAAATATGAATGTAATTGAACTACCAGCAAGCTACTGCAGAATGTAGTTTAACTTCTAGTTTATTTCCATGTATTACACCACTTCCCAACACTGATTTTGACGTGTCGCTGGAGGAACAGGTGTGGGTAACGTTAATTACAATATCATGATATAGTACACTTGTTAACTAATTTACATAGTTTGCTAGAGTTTATTAAAGGGAGAGATACCACAGTGCAGATTGTATGACACAATGTCTGACCTTTGACAAATGTACAGAGAGCACAAGTGTTGAATCCagtttattgccaagtaggttttcaggTACGTAAATTTTGCTGTGGTGTATTGATgcataacacaaacaaagtgagagaaaataaaatgaaaacaagaaaaaaatattaaagaaatatGTACAATAGATTTGGTCCCAAAGATGTGCATTAATGTAACACATATAGACGGACAGATGTGAAGACATTcatgtaaatactgtataatATTTTATCTTTCATGATATGGCTTACTGGGATTAGTAATGAAACTGAGACATCTTTAATTCATAATTAGTTACATATCTGCAATTTTTCTGTTGTGATAagttaaaatgtctgctgtgaaaaaggtctaaaGTCAAAGTCTGGTAATGAGGACTATTGTATTTTAATACTGTATTACGCTATAGTGACAGAAACAGGTGTGTCTGTATTTTAGAAAATCATGTGCTGAGGAAGAAACCTGCATGCTTCCTGCATTTTCACACATCCCTCACAGAAAACTTATACAGTAACGATTAAAGCTGCCTTTCAGATAACATTTCTCAACAGTTACTGTGTGATGACTGCGATGTTGCTGTTTAATCTGCAAATTCCCAtgattctgtttttctttttacttgttgAGAGCATTCCTACTCAtatctcactgtgttctcctcacAGTGGCTCTGCAGGCACTGAGAAGAAAGAAGTGGTACGAGAAACATCTGAAGGACATCAACTGCACTGTTCAGGCCATGAGGTCCACTCATAAACACACGTAAGGGAAAAGACATCAGCGTAAATGGTCATTTAAATTATGACATGTATGGATATCTGTAAGAAATGGAGCAGGATGAAAAGAAGAACTCGTAAAATGTTAGTTATTGTAGATAATAGGTAAGATTTTGGATACCGTTTATAATGATACTGAAGCAAAGTGAACGTATGTGATGTtatgttttttacatttgatttgAGTTTGGATCCAGCTCATAGCAAATGTTATAATGTCCTCTTTATGTGTAAAGCCTAATAGAGTTTTAAAGAAGGGTTTAACTGAGACAGGAACTTTCTGCTGGCTGTTTCAGACATTTTGTCAACGAGGTGAATGACCTGATCAAAGACATTACAGAGGAGCAAGATCTGATTGAAGACATGTCAGACGCCTTCCACACATCTGTGATCTTAGGAGTGGAATTTGATGAGGTACAGTGACAGTATTTCCTCAAGAGATTTTATTTTAGCGTAGCTTTTTTGATTTCAGGCGTGgactttgtttatttaaactgaatagaatttttgtatttttttgtatttacacGTAATTCTGATAAATATCATTTGCCATATCACAATAAATCGCTCATGCAGTAAGCCAAAGATGTGGTGATTTGTGGTGATATAAGCCAGTTGCTTTGTGTGTGGTTTGCTCAGGATGAGCTGCTGGCAGAGCTGGAGAGTCTGGAGAAGAATCTGGATGAGAGTCTCTTTGAGAAAGACAGAATGGAGGAGAAAGACTTTTGTCCCAAAGTGTCACCCATTGCATCACCTTCTCAACCTGGTAAGAACCATTTTAGGAGCAGATGTAGAAACATAGTTAGTTAGCTTTGTTGGTAAAGCAGAAGACTTGTCACACCATAGTGTTCATTTGTGTGGTAGTGCTAACGTGGTAGTGGGCAACTTCACATGTTAGCTTCCTTAATAATAGTTGGAAAGCTGATGATAACTGCTAAAATACCATGGTATAACACATTGGTGCAGTTGGCTGCAGCAACTACTAATTGATGCAAATTGCTCAGagtctttgtcttttctttcccAAAGCCAAGACGGAGGAAGATGAGATTGAAGATGATTTAGAGTACCTGCGGCGCTGGGCGAATGGACCCTTACAGCCACACCATCAACCACAACACACGGGTATTAAAACCTAAAAAGGAAAGGACGGAATAAATAAGTTGAAATGATATGTTATTATTCATGAGTGTTCGATGTTTATGTGGGTATTTGTCTTCTCTACAGCAAAGTATCAGTGAAAAAGAGTAGCTTGCAGAGTCAGTAAAAGTAGTTCATGTAATGCACAGGGTCtatatagagtgctgcagggatgacatttATTTGTAAGCCAACACGAAAGCCCTGGTTCCGTCGTCAAAAGGCCAGTGGGATTTCACCATTCTTTcttctgtggcaaacaaacgtttatgataccataatcttcacaaatgaaaacCGCTTTATGATTTtaaagcataaatgcaatcaccagaagtaaaaagctaacattaggctataaatgaaaaacactaCGGACACATGACTTCAGCATCGCCACCACAACAAAGGCTACAAAGCCGTATTCGGCATTTTGACGTCCTATGTAGCAACTGTCTCTTTTACGACACCTAAAAGCTTCGAAAATTACAAGTGGGGTTTTTactgaaatattttatgttgtagaaaaaaaatgtgaaaatgtgttgtgatCACCAAAGACCTTATTTCAGGagtctaaccaaaaacccactgacttcaaggTGAAGGAagcaggagtgctaaaatgctaactaatttctgggttttaggactcattcctgcagcattCCATTATAGAAACTacaatttttgttgttgtaaggTATTATGAGCTCTGTAACTATATGCACTATAATTAGGGCATTGTTTACAATACTAAATGACTAAATGACTTCAATCTTGAGCTGTCCCCTTCCCCTCAAACTCCCAGCATTGTTCCCGCTACTCTTGCCTGCTTTAAAAGCCTCCTCACCAGTGTCTCTTGTCATTTGATGAATtactaaaaaaagttttttgttttttttttaatatatatgatCTTTGCTGTAGCTAAGAGGTTCTCTGAAGACATTGTGAAACACGGTGTGGCCTTTCTCTGTTGGCTGTCCAGGTCTTTCTTAGAGTTTTCTTCAGAGTTTTTGTTTCAAATTGCTGaatgttataaaaataaacattgatGTAACACCTTAATAATGGCCTCCAGCAGGAGACAGTGATTTGTACTCATAGGATTTCAATCAACATGagtgttttaattatttattgatCATTATTATCCATTACACACAGACTACTTGaatagtaatgaaaataatttgatcCCTGAACATGTACATGTAGCCTAAAGGTTCATGTTGGCTTTTGGGTTTGCagtgcctcacagacagcctgtcactcaagcagtaCCGCTCCTAAATATGTGTTACTTTAAATATATGTTAATgggtatgttaaaaaaaaatcctcccatgtacagttgtcatgaacactGAAATTAACTATAAAgattaaaacagtttcatgtaccaggctgtaaacatgtttatttctgctgtaaagttgggcatccatggggactgactctgttttggtgccaaactgcagtttttggcacttcggcattggctttatttttcagtcctgGTGGTTGCTGCTTTGTCCCAACTGACTTGCTCTTCCgcagtaaaaaacaacactaTAATCAGTATAATTAATTGTAAACCCCCTGGCATGTGGCGATCCCTGAACTGCCATCTGGTAGCAATAAATACAGCAATTTGTTTTCTTCATAATAAAATAAGTTTACTTCACTTATCCCTATTTGCCCTTTAAGTCCGGTGTCTCACTTCTGCTGTGAGCAACTGTGCAGGATTAGAGTCTGTCACCCAGACAGAGCGAGTGAcggagacagggagggagtggcAGAGACGGGGAGAGGACTGCTGGTTAAGCAGTAGCCTCAGACACAACACAGGCTCCTAATGTGCTGTAGCATAGGCTGGTCAAAATGTGAGCGCCATGTATGTGGGCATGTAAGGACTGTACTACAGCTGACTGAAGCCAAATGGGGTCAGGAGCAAGCCAGAAGGAATATACAGGTAGGGATGAAACACACTTAAAGTACAGGGTAGGCTTATCTGTATATGGACTGTAGATGGGAATATTTCTGTGTCTACTGACCCACCACCCTGATAACTTATGAAGTTTGTATTACTTTTTGCTATCAGCCATAGAGAAAATACTAAATTCATTAAGAAGGCAGCTATCCCAGTCCAGGTTTACGAGCATTAGAAtatggctttacaatcttaacATCAAGGTAATTAATTTAACGTCTATCATTAGTACAGATGGTAGATAAGATGTGTCCTGTGAGACGAAGGTGCAGATGACCACATCTCTTTGTTATTGTGATAATAATACTGATTAGTAACAACCATGCCGACAAAGCAGCTATGGAATTATCAGCCCACCAAGCCCTCTTTATGATGATGTTTACAGTTCGTACGAtgcttcagctccatcatccaCCAAGGTACAACTGTTTCCAGCACTGTATTAATGTCTGGTGCCTTGTCCTCAAAGCAGTTGTATATATTAAGATACCTCATCATGGCTGATCATTGCATTGCATAAACGCCATTACACTGATATGATGTAGACACAGCTCTAACGCTCTTAAGAAATTAGCACAATCCAATTTAAAAGGTGTTGTTGCTCTTCATaccaaacaaacactgtgaccACATACctatgcgcgcgcacacacacacacacacacacacacacacacacacacacacatgcgcacactgCTGGAAATCCTCCAGTCAGCAAGTTTACCTCATCTGACCTGCAGGCCTATGACAGTCCAGTGTTTCTCTTATATCTGTGAGGACTAGATTAAGTAGACAAGAATTAAAATAGAGGCCAGAGAAGATGGGGCGTAACTAAAGAGCACCTTTAATGAGTTTAATGGGTACATTCACCTTTACTGTAAACATGTCCCAAATCAAGGATGCTGTTTGAGTAGG includes:
- the LOC125887154 gene encoding charged multivesicular body protein 4b-like: MSLLTKLFSGGEKVRKTSCQQEETEKLPDREELLMKKRDCLKKKIEQELLFAKKNCRKNRKVALQALRRKKWYEKHLKDINCTVQAMRSTHKHTHFVNEVNDLIKDITEEQDLIEDMSDAFHTSVILGVEFDEDELLAELESLEKNLDESLFEKDRMEEKDFCPKVSPIASPSQPAKTEEDEIEDDLEYLRRWANGPLQPHHQPQHTGIKT